Proteins encoded together in one Ictidomys tridecemlineatus isolate mIctTri1 chromosome 3, mIctTri1.hap1, whole genome shotgun sequence window:
- the Sp2 gene encoding transcription factor Sp2 isoform X2 codes for MSDPQMSMAATAAVSPSDYLQPAAATTQDSQPSPLALLAATCSKIGPPAVEAAVTPPAPPQPTPRKLVPIKPAPLPLSPGKNSFGILSSKGNILQIQGSQLSTSYPGGQLVFAIQNPTMINKGNRSNANIQYQAVPQIQASSSQTIQVQPNLTNQIQIIPGTNQAIITPSPSSHKPVPIKPAPVQKSSATTTPVQSGANVVKLTGGGGNVTLTLPVNNLMNASDTGAATQLLTESPPTPLSKTNKKARKKSLPASQPSVAMAEQVETVLIETTADNIIQAGNNLLIVQSPGGGQPAVVQQVQVVPPKAEQQQVVQIPQQALRVVQAASATLPTVPQKPSQNFQIQTAESTPTQVYIRTPSGEVQTVLVQDSPPATAATTSTTTCSSPAPRAPHLSGTSKKHSAAILRKERPLPKIAPAGSIISLNAAQLAAAAQAMQTININGVQVQGVPVTITNTGGQQQLTVQNVSGNNLTISGLSPTQIQLQMEQALAGEAQPGEKRRRMACTCPNCKDGEKRSGEQGKKKHVCHIPDCGKTFRKTSLLRAHVRLHTGERPFVCNWFFCGKRFTRSDELQRHARTHTGDKRFECAQCQKRFMRSDHLTKHYKTHLVTKNL; via the exons ATCCACAGATGAGCATGGCTGCCACTGCTGCAGTCAGTCCCAGTGACTACCTGCAGCCTGCTGCCGCCACCACCCAG GACTCCCAGCCatctcctttggccctgcttgctGCAACATGTAGCAAAATTGGCCCTCCAGCTGTTGAAGCTGCTGTGACACCTCCTGCTCCCCCCCAGCCAACACCACGGAAACTGGTCCCTATCAAACCTGCCCCACTTCCTCTGAGTCCTGGCAAAAATAGCTTTGGCATCTTATCCTCCAAAGGAAATATACTCCAGATTCAGGGGTCACAACTGAGCACCTCCTATCCTGGAGGGCAGCTGGTATTCGCTATTCAGAACCCCACCATGATCAACAAAGGGAACCGGTCAAATGCCAATATCCAGTACCAGGCGGTCCCTCAGATTCAGGCAAGCAGTTCCCAGACCATCCAGGTGCAGCCCAATCTCACCAACCAGATCCAGATCATCCCAGGCACCAACCAGGCCATCATCACCCCTTCGCCGTCCAGTCACAAGCCTGTCCCCATCAAGCCAGCCCCTGTCCAGAAGTCAAGTGCAACCACCACCCCTGTGCAGAGCGGGGCCAACGTGGTAAAGCTGACAGGTGGAGGTGGCAACGTGACACTCACCCTGCCCGTCAACAACCTTATGAACGCCAGTGACACTGGGGCAGCCACTCAGCTCCTCACTGAAagccctcccacccctctgtctaAGACTAACAAGAAAGCCAGGAAGAAGAGCCTGCCTGCCTCCCAGCCATCTGTGGCTATGGCTGAGCAGGTGGAGACGGTACTGATTGAGACCACGGCAGACAACATCATCCAGGCAGGAAACAACCTGCTGATTGTTCAGAGCCCTGGGGGTGGCCAGCCAGCTGTGGTCCAGCAGGTCCAGGTGGTGCCCCCCAAGGCGGAGCAACAGCAGGTGGTGCAGATCCCCCAGCAGGCTCTGCGGGTAGTGCAGGCTGCATCTGCCACCCTCCCCACCGTCCCCCAGAAGCCCTCCCAGAACTTTCAGATCCAGACGGCTGAGTCAACACCTACTCAG GTCTACATCCGCACACCTTCCGGTGAAGTACAGACAGTCCTTGTCCAGGACAGCCCCCCAGCTACAGCTGCAACCACCTCAACCACCACGTGTAGCAGCCCTGCACCCCGGGCTCCCCATCTGAGTGGGACCAGCAAAAAGCACTCAGCTGCAATTCTCCGAAAAGAGCGCCCCCTGCCAAAGATTGCACCTGCCGGGAGCATCATCAGCCTGAATGCTGCACAGCTGGCTGCGGCTGCCCAGGCCATGCAGACCATCAACATCAATGGAGTCCAGGTCCAGGGCGTACCTGTCACCATCACCAACACTGGCG GGCAGCAGCAGCTGACGGTGCAGAATGTTTCTGGAAACAACCTGACCATCAGTGGGCTAAGCCCCACCCAGATACAGCTGCAGATGGAGCAGGCCCTGGCCGGAGAGGCCCAGCCTGGGGAGAAGCGGCGCCGCATGGCCTGCACATGTCCCAACTGCAAGGATGGGGAGAAGAG GTCTGGAGAGCAAGGCAAGAAGAAGCACGTGTGCCACATCCCAGACTGCGGCAAGACTTTCCGGAAGACGTCCTTGCTGCGGGCCCATGTGCGCCTGCACACTGGGGAGCGGCCGTTTGTCTGTAACTGGTTCTTCTGTGGAAAGAGGTTCACGCGGAGTGACGAGCTCCAGCGGCACGCTCGCACCCACACAG GGGACAAACGCTTCGAGTGTGCCCAGTGTCAGAAGCGCTTCATGAGAAGTGACCACCTCACCAAGCATTACAAGACCCACCTGGTCACGAAGAACTTATAA
- the Sp2 gene encoding transcription factor Sp2 isoform X1, which yields MSADPQMSMAATAAVSPSDYLQPAAATTQDSQPSPLALLAATCSKIGPPAVEAAVTPPAPPQPTPRKLVPIKPAPLPLSPGKNSFGILSSKGNILQIQGSQLSTSYPGGQLVFAIQNPTMINKGNRSNANIQYQAVPQIQASSSQTIQVQPNLTNQIQIIPGTNQAIITPSPSSHKPVPIKPAPVQKSSATTTPVQSGANVVKLTGGGGNVTLTLPVNNLMNASDTGAATQLLTESPPTPLSKTNKKARKKSLPASQPSVAMAEQVETVLIETTADNIIQAGNNLLIVQSPGGGQPAVVQQVQVVPPKAEQQQVVQIPQQALRVVQAASATLPTVPQKPSQNFQIQTAESTPTQVYIRTPSGEVQTVLVQDSPPATAATTSTTTCSSPAPRAPHLSGTSKKHSAAILRKERPLPKIAPAGSIISLNAAQLAAAAQAMQTININGVQVQGVPVTITNTGGQQQLTVQNVSGNNLTISGLSPTQIQLQMEQALAGEAQPGEKRRRMACTCPNCKDGEKRSGEQGKKKHVCHIPDCGKTFRKTSLLRAHVRLHTGERPFVCNWFFCGKRFTRSDELQRHARTHTGDKRFECAQCQKRFMRSDHLTKHYKTHLVTKNL from the exons CAGATCCACAGATGAGCATGGCTGCCACTGCTGCAGTCAGTCCCAGTGACTACCTGCAGCCTGCTGCCGCCACCACCCAG GACTCCCAGCCatctcctttggccctgcttgctGCAACATGTAGCAAAATTGGCCCTCCAGCTGTTGAAGCTGCTGTGACACCTCCTGCTCCCCCCCAGCCAACACCACGGAAACTGGTCCCTATCAAACCTGCCCCACTTCCTCTGAGTCCTGGCAAAAATAGCTTTGGCATCTTATCCTCCAAAGGAAATATACTCCAGATTCAGGGGTCACAACTGAGCACCTCCTATCCTGGAGGGCAGCTGGTATTCGCTATTCAGAACCCCACCATGATCAACAAAGGGAACCGGTCAAATGCCAATATCCAGTACCAGGCGGTCCCTCAGATTCAGGCAAGCAGTTCCCAGACCATCCAGGTGCAGCCCAATCTCACCAACCAGATCCAGATCATCCCAGGCACCAACCAGGCCATCATCACCCCTTCGCCGTCCAGTCACAAGCCTGTCCCCATCAAGCCAGCCCCTGTCCAGAAGTCAAGTGCAACCACCACCCCTGTGCAGAGCGGGGCCAACGTGGTAAAGCTGACAGGTGGAGGTGGCAACGTGACACTCACCCTGCCCGTCAACAACCTTATGAACGCCAGTGACACTGGGGCAGCCACTCAGCTCCTCACTGAAagccctcccacccctctgtctaAGACTAACAAGAAAGCCAGGAAGAAGAGCCTGCCTGCCTCCCAGCCATCTGTGGCTATGGCTGAGCAGGTGGAGACGGTACTGATTGAGACCACGGCAGACAACATCATCCAGGCAGGAAACAACCTGCTGATTGTTCAGAGCCCTGGGGGTGGCCAGCCAGCTGTGGTCCAGCAGGTCCAGGTGGTGCCCCCCAAGGCGGAGCAACAGCAGGTGGTGCAGATCCCCCAGCAGGCTCTGCGGGTAGTGCAGGCTGCATCTGCCACCCTCCCCACCGTCCCCCAGAAGCCCTCCCAGAACTTTCAGATCCAGACGGCTGAGTCAACACCTACTCAG GTCTACATCCGCACACCTTCCGGTGAAGTACAGACAGTCCTTGTCCAGGACAGCCCCCCAGCTACAGCTGCAACCACCTCAACCACCACGTGTAGCAGCCCTGCACCCCGGGCTCCCCATCTGAGTGGGACCAGCAAAAAGCACTCAGCTGCAATTCTCCGAAAAGAGCGCCCCCTGCCAAAGATTGCACCTGCCGGGAGCATCATCAGCCTGAATGCTGCACAGCTGGCTGCGGCTGCCCAGGCCATGCAGACCATCAACATCAATGGAGTCCAGGTCCAGGGCGTACCTGTCACCATCACCAACACTGGCG GGCAGCAGCAGCTGACGGTGCAGAATGTTTCTGGAAACAACCTGACCATCAGTGGGCTAAGCCCCACCCAGATACAGCTGCAGATGGAGCAGGCCCTGGCCGGAGAGGCCCAGCCTGGGGAGAAGCGGCGCCGCATGGCCTGCACATGTCCCAACTGCAAGGATGGGGAGAAGAG GTCTGGAGAGCAAGGCAAGAAGAAGCACGTGTGCCACATCCCAGACTGCGGCAAGACTTTCCGGAAGACGTCCTTGCTGCGGGCCCATGTGCGCCTGCACACTGGGGAGCGGCCGTTTGTCTGTAACTGGTTCTTCTGTGGAAAGAGGTTCACGCGGAGTGACGAGCTCCAGCGGCACGCTCGCACCCACACAG GGGACAAACGCTTCGAGTGTGCCCAGTGTCAGAAGCGCTTCATGAGAAGTGACCACCTCACCAAGCATTACAAGACCCACCTGGTCACGAAGAACTTATAA